CTCGTCCAGGCGATCGCATTAGGTATTCCAAGAGGTTAAACTCGCGGGTGGTGAGTTCAACGATATGTTGATTGCAAGTGGCTTCTCGCGTGATGCGATCCAGTTTGATGGGACCAACGCAGACTAGATTTTGGCGATCGCCCGCAGTCCGACGTATCACTGCATGAATCCGGGCAACGAGTTCTTCAACAAAAAATGGTTTCGCGATATAGTCGTCAGCACCCAAATTTAGACCTTCAAGTCGGTCATCCAATTCATTACGAGCAGTCAACAAAATGACTGGAACATTCTGTCCTTTCCGGCGCAGGCCCTTGAGGATAGACAAACCATCTTTTCCCGGCACCATGATGTCAAGCACGAGCGCGTCATACTCGTTGTCCAAGGCGCGAGTATACCCCTCGTCTCCGTTGTCACAGTAATCGACGACAAATCCCTGTTCCTTCAATCCAGCTCGGACGAAGTTGGCAATTTTCGCTTCATCTTCAACGAACAGAATATGCATGGGTTTCTCATGCGTCGGACGGCTTGGGCGTTTATTCAGTTTAACCTGTGGTTATCTGTAAGCCACCTGTTCCAATAAGTTTTCCCTGCAAATTCAGAAGTTAGCTCTATCGGCTAGGCAATAATTGAATTGACCAATTTTGGTAATTCTATGAAGCTAAATCAGTTGATCGCTGTGTTGCAATCTGTTAAAGCAAATGCCAACAAAGGCAAAGCCGAAGTATCACAACTGGGTCAGAAGAGTACATTATTTCAAGGATTGAGCAGAACTTACCAGCCTAGAGAAGAGGATGGATTTGTATATCCTCCTGAATCGCAAAAACTGACGCTGAAGGCTGAGGAGTTGATCGAAAAGTTTGTGCAATCTTGCTCTGAATTTTTAGACCTAGCAGCTACTCAGGACTACGCTAATACTGAGGCTAAAGCATCTGTCACAGTAGATGGACAGACTATTATTGCAGAGGTTCCTGTTTCCTATTTATTATTTCTTGAAAAGCAGCTTCAGGATGTGAAGACGTTCATTGCTTCGCTGCCAGTGCTTTCGATTGACAAAGACTGGCAGCATGACCCCAATCGAGGATGCTACGTCACCAGTCCCAAAGAAACTGTGAAAACCAAGAAAATTACTGATTTTGTCGTTGCCTATGAAGCAACGGAACATCACCCTGCCCAAATCAAGGAGGTTTCCAAAGATATTGTGGAAGGAACCTGGAGTTTGATTGAGTTCTCAGGGGCACTTCCTCAAGACCGCGTGAATCGAATGCTGCGTAGAGTGGATATGTTACAAAAAGCCGTGATTCAAGCTAGAGAAGAAGCCAATAGCAAGGAAGTGCAGCAGCGGCAAGTTGCTAATGCGATTTTTGGCTATTTATTTGCAGATTAAACTACACTGGATTTGGAGTACAAGTTCATTTTTAGCGAGTAGGGATTTGCAGGTTCGATTCCTGCCCCCCAGTTTATCTGGGGGTAGGCAAATGGTAAAGCCGCCCTAGCGCATTAAGCTCAGAATAAAGCTCAAGCTATTGCTCCAATCTCATTTTAAAAATCGCTCCCTGTATCATTCTCTGTAGAACAAGGCTAGCGAGACACGGGTTCAAATCCCGTCCCCTGCTCTAAGTATGCGGGGGTAGTTTAGTGGAAAAACCTCACAGCATCAGATTGATTCTGCGGAAACTGGAAATCTCTCATATAGGCTCAGCGATTACATCTTCCCCGGCATTCAGGATACGAGTGCCGGGATTTTAAACTAGGAACACTTTGGAGGC
This genomic stretch from Coleofasciculus sp. FACHB-T130 harbors:
- a CDS encoding response regulator transcription factor; its protein translation is MHILFVEDEAKIANFVRAGLKEQGFVVDYCDNGDEGYTRALDNEYDALVLDIMVPGKDGLSILKGLRRKGQNVPVILLTARNELDDRLEGLNLGADDYIAKPFFVEELVARIHAVIRRTAGDRQNLVCVGPIKLDRITREATCNQHIVELTTREFNLLEYLMRSPGRVFTRTQILEHIWGYDFNPNTNVVDVCVQRIRKKIDSIGGAGWIESIRGVGYRFRQSESQE